One Etheostoma spectabile isolate EspeVRDwgs_2016 chromosome 12, UIUC_Espe_1.0, whole genome shotgun sequence genomic window carries:
- the LOC116699747 gene encoding A-kinase anchor protein 8-like isoform X2, with protein sequence MLHIPVKPPVNSNTRTSGNVAKTKPALKRSVRSSADKWKSSFKPLGEEDDSPDTRTGSSEKVEIYNPYDPHSSDSEYEMAQDHNHSSSNQGAGCLKKGRWDRSYSKSASQLLNRCDLSPETRPTESQGFSTGHRLPEREAYGPTTESLDRPGFDSISRPLDHRVCSPDRHIHGSSTQRFLASYEGQRTNGEEGIIIPEYSREMTTTVRLSPPRLQRDHQHQLEYAKTGLDRIKPSTEVPRNRKIIMDMNPIICDLCEVELANGRELEDHLESKSHWDTLEHIQQQNNYDDLAIAFIQEVMLYKSQQCSRNIEDSALQALQENDHMTKIEMFHCAACSVFISTSASSVQTHITSQEHLANTKDFQVQQRRSCLYKAETMMKELKPQFEHFLKGGSPFK encoded by the exons TCAGATCTTCTGCTGACAAATGGAAGTCTTCATTCAAACCATTAGGAGAAGAAGATGACTCTCCGGACACAAGAACTGGCAGTTCAGAAAA GGTTGAAATCTATAATCCTTACGATCCTCACTCGTCAGACTCTGAGTACGAGATGGCCCAAGACCACAACCACTCCTCATCCAATCAAGGTGCAGGCTGCCTTAAAAAGGGCCGCTGGGACAGGAGTTACTCAAAATCAGCGAGCCAACTTCTCAACAGGTGTGACTTAAGCCCTGAAACCAGACCCACAGAGAGTCAAGGTTTCAGCACAGGTCATAGACTGCCTGAACGGGAGGCTTATGGCCCCACCACTGAATCACTTGACCGACCAGGTTTTGACTCCATAAGCAGACCCCTGGACCACAGGGTCTGCAGCCCCGACAGGCATATACACGGCTCCTCCACCCAACGCTTTCTTGCTTCTTATGAAGGACAGAGGACCAACGGGGAGGAGGGGATAATAATCCCAGAATACAGCAGAGAG ATGACCACTACTGTTAGATTATCCCCACCCAGGTTACAGCGGGACCATCAACATCAATTGGAATACGCAAAAACAG GACTGGACCGTATCAAACCTTCCACAGAGGTGCCAAGAAACAGGAAAATAATAATGGACAT GAACCCCATCATCTGTGACCTTTGCGAAGTTGAGTTAGCCAATGGTCGGGAGCTGGAGGATCACTTGGAGAGCAAGAGTCACTGGGACACCCTGGAGCACATCCAGCAGCAGAATAATTACGATGATCTGGCTATAGCCTTCATACAG GAAGTCATGCTGTATAAAAGCCAGCAGTGCAGCCGAAACATAGAGGATAGTGCACTTCAAG CTCTGCAGGAAAATGACCACATGACAAAGATTGAAATGTTCCACTGTGCGGCTTGCAGCGTCTTCATATCCACATCTGCATCCTCGGTGCAGACTCACATTACCTCTCAGGAACACCTCGCCAACACAAAG GACTTTCAAGTGCAGCAGAGACGTTCTTGCCTTTACAAAGCAGAAACCATGATGAAGGAGCTGAAACCTCAGTTTGAACACTTCCTGAAG